One part of the Candida albicans SC5314 chromosome R, complete sequence genome encodes these proteins:
- the ARC15 gene encoding Arc15p (Putative ARP2/3 complex subunit; mutation confers hypersensitivity to cytochalasin D), giving the protein MVSEDWRSIDIDALEPDAHLTKEDLLPTDIPPTTNEQVQQVANQIRSNLSSGQFQQALSLALDNVPYVADSSTKELHSKTVFEVLCSIRNNNNLNDLTGFVKSLSSEQQDVLVKYLYNNMSSPYGQKQGGLLLNWFEKTIEVTGVGSIARYLTDRRTV; this is encoded by the coding sequence ATGGTATCTGAAGATTGGAGAAGCATAGATATTGATGCATTAGAACCAGACGCCCATTTAACAAAGGAAGACTTGCTTCCAACTGATATTCCTCCAACTACCAATGAACAAGTCCAACAAGTTGCCAATCAAATCCGatctaatttatcatcagGACAGTTTCAACAAGCATTGAGCTTGGCATTAGACAATGTTCCGTATGTGGCTGACCTGAGTACAAAAGAATTACATTCAAAGACTGTATTTGAAGTGTTGTGTTCAATTcgtaataataacaatttgaatgatttgACTGGATTCGTCAAATCGTTGAGTAGTGAACAACAAGATGTTTTggttaaatatttatataataacATGTCAAGTCCTTATGGACAGAAGCAAGGTGGATTGTTATTGAATTGGTTTGAGAAGACAATTGAGGTGACTGGTGTTGGTTCTATTGCCCGATACTTGACTGACAGAAGAACTGTTTAA
- a CDS encoding uncharacterized protein (Homolog of nuclear distribution factor NudE, NUDEL; regulates dynein targeting to microtubule plus ends; flow model biofilm repressed), with the protein MPPIPLYLKINGLHTDANDNPPHITEVSTTEIKFNENTYEFAKIFGGSTTAYPELIDDKSSSCVVLVGPTGSGKTTLLKQLIAAKVKNFETQAFISSFEITKLRKINDLVDSASEFKKLQLSSLESTLKRAKYTPDALKLIMSRRSTQPTESHPNSSRSCLVVTFYYQNTRTTFVDSMATTTSNAFANSENASITQLIVNHKNVSKADDLISNFISKNQKLKVVLNLDPYGDSAFIDSSLKDVSDFVKIFEPPANSPVNSLAKTNNDTVTKQVRRVPSYTRPTLSSSRHSPKNLSKRSRINSNSPDKMTLSKRVRLKNSPLSQSVDSNPFIEKNSKIYLKNLASRTSSTDTLTDSDSHHDCCLQIETLQNEKRVLHKKYVDSIKDLKQDFLAFKQEAAGIINVLNDLDAQLSELKQKQIDLENTKNDQIKELVSEHELQIEKISKDLTEKFKLVETQLLSKHESHVQQFTKELIAESESKQQVEEELENLKTIHAKDSVRILELETQLSDAAKEKSESDYKLTDTSEIVNDLKSQIETLKANLNKSEEEREIQNKKLDQVSELKELKELKVEELSNNLSKLQQELHRKEIESNEQLEKLHGVSADKEKSLQQSIEQSKIYINSLKDQNAKTDRNWEIKYGTLEQNQQKLVEEHLANRQRDQLEIEKLVKSKTELEADNQALKNQLTEISKQFSTLGVESSELKKQLEETQIKYDQAEIVHQELKAQIEKLLKESAGKDGQLKELNQSHEKFVNELKNEHEKQVKETKDQTIKEMEEKHQQAIKEIEDSHNENIKEINNEHENKAKCIIDSLNEEIEELTSQLKNAESEKNTLQSLKLEYENEIIAYKSKIDQLEKESAENLKDYEAKLQSMKFDLESDLAIEKQLRKDDGQDFENQIEKLNQLVTEKDLQLSEKDEEIASIKKYMEELEDTKAKLEEKSTTQNGMKSLDNSLTKKHAAVVAELSGKITNGDADIDGDNEPLDGNEDGTNMAITSSINKRNVLQPLLNNTTSPLKKANSNNSKNDESTSPKFESPDLATVD; encoded by the coding sequence ATGCCACCCATTCCTCTATATCTTAAAATAAATGGATTGCATACTGATGCAAATGATAATCCACCTCATATCACTGAAGTTTCAACTACAGAAATCAAGTTTAACGAAAATACATATGAGTTTGCAAAAATATTTGGGGGATCAACTACTGCTTACCCTGAATTAATCGACGATAAATCAAGTTCATGTGTCGTGTTGGTGGGACCCACAGGAAGTGGTAAGACAACCCTTTTGAAGCAATTGATAGCTGcaaaagtgaaaaattttgaaacacAAGCATTTATTAGTTCATTCGAAATTACAAAGCTTagaaaaattaatgatttggtAGACTCGGCATCTGAATTTAAAAAACTTCAACTCAGCAGTTTGGAAAGCACCTTGAAAAGAGCCAAGTATACACCTGATGCcttaaaattgattatgaGCAGAAGATCTACTCAGCCAACTGAACTGCATCCCAACTCATCACGTAGCTGTCTTGTGGTTACCTTCTATTACCAAAATACTAGAACCACATTTGTTGATCTGATGGCAACTACTACTTCAAATGCCTTTGCAAATTCAGAAAATGCATCAATTACCCAATTGATAGTCAACCACAAAAATGTTAGCAAAGCAGATGACTTGATATCCAACTTCATTTCCAAAAACCAGAAATTGAAAGTTGTGTTAAACTTGGACCCTTATGGAGACTCAGCTTTCATTGATTCGAGCTTGAAAGACGTTTCAGATTTTGTCAAAATCTTTGAACCACCAGCTAATTCTCCTGTAAACTCCTTggcaaaaacaaacaatgaCACTGTTACCAAGCAAGTTAGAAGAGTCCCCAGTTACACCAGACCTACTTTGTCTTCCAGTCGCCATAGTCCCAAAAACTTGTCGAAAAGATCAAGGATTAACAGTAACAGTCCTGATAAGATGACACTTAGCAAACGAGTTAGATTGAAAAACAGTCCCTTGAGTCAATCAGTTGATTCAAATccttttattgaaaaaaactCGAAAATCTACTTGAAGAATTTAGCTCTGAGAACTTCAAGCACTGATACTCTTACCGATAGTGACTCTCATCACGATTGTTGTTTACAAATTGAAACCttacaaaatgaaaaacgAGTATTACACAAAAAATACgttgattcaattaaagatttgaaacaaGATTTTCTTGCATTTAAACAAGAAGCAGCTGGGATCATCAACGTGTTGAATGATTTAGATGCACAGCTTTCTGAACTCAAGcagaaacaaattgatttagaaAATACCAAAAATGACCAAATCAAGGAATTGGTTAGTGAACATGAATTGCAAATTgagaaaatttcaaaagatttgactgaaaaattcaaattggtGGAAACACAATTGCTTTCCAAACATGAATCGCATGTCCAGCAATTTACcaaagaattgattgcTGAATCTGAATCCAAACAGCAAGTGGAAGAAGAGTTggagaatttgaaaaccaTCCATGCTAAAGATTCCGTCAgaattttggaattggaaaCCCAGTTAAGTGACGCAGCAAAAGAGAAAAGCGAATCTGATTATAAGCTTACTGACACGTCTGAAATTGTCAACGATTTGAAAAGTCAAATTGAAACTCTCAAAGCAAACTTGAACAAACTGGAAGAGGAACGggaaattcaaaataaaaaacttGACCAAGTATCAGAATTGAAGGAgttgaaagaattgaagGTAGAGGAATTGTCCAATAATCTACTGAAATTACAACAAGAATTACACcgtaaagaaattgaactGAATGAGCAGTTGGAAAAATTACACGGAGTTTCTGCTGATAAGGAAAAACTGTTgcaacaatcaattgagCAATCCAAAATTTACATAAACTCATTGAAGGACCAAAATGCAAAGACCGATAGAAATTGGGAAATAAAATATGGAACTCTTGaacaaaaccaacaaaaattagTGGAAGAACATTTAGCAAATAGACAAAGGGATCAATTGgagattgaaaaattagtAAAGAGCAAAACTGAACTCGAAGCCGATAACCAGGCATTAAAGAATCAGTTGACAGAGATTTCTAAACAGTTTTCAACCCTAGGTGTTGAATCTTCTGAGTTGAAAAAGCAGCTTGAGGAAACTCAAATCAAGTATGATCAAGCTGAAATCGTTcatcaagaattgaaagctCAAATTGAGAAATTACTCAAAGAGTCTGCTGGCAAAGATGGACAGCTTAAGGAATTGAATCAAAGTCACGAGAAGTTTGTTAATGAGTTGAAGAATGAACACGAAAAACAAGTAAAGGAAACTAAAGATCAGACTATCAAAGAAATGGAGGAAAAACATCAACAAGCAATCAAGGAGATTGAGGACTCGCACAATGAAAAcattaaagaaatcaacaatGAACACGAAAACAAAGCAAAGTGTATAATTGACTCTTTAAATGaggaaattgaagaattgactTCTCAACTTAAAAATGCCGAATCGGAAAAGAATACATTACAGTCATTAAAATTGGAGTACGAAAACGAAATTATTGCTTACAAATCCAAGATTgatcaattggaaaaagaGTCAGCAGAAAACTTGAAAGATTATGAAGCCAAGTTGCAGTCGATGAAATTTGACTTGGAATCTGACCTAGCGattgaaaaacaattgagAAAAGATGATGGacaagattttgaaaatcaaattgaaaaattaaatcaactaGTAACGGAAAAGGATTTACAATTGAGTgaaaaagatgaagaaatagCTTCCATTAAAAAATACATGGAGGAGTTGGAAGATACGAAAGCaaaattggaagaaaaGTCTACTACTCAAAATGGGATGAAACTGTTGGACAATAGTCTTACCAAAAAGCACGCCGCTGTTGTCGCTGAATTGAGCGGTAAGATTACTAACGGTGATGCTGACATTGATGGTGACAACGAACCTCTTGACGGAAATGAAGATGGTACTAATATGGCGATTACATCATCCATCAATAAAAGAAACGTTTTACAAccattattgaataatacTACTTCgccattgaaaaaagccaattccaacaattcaaaaaacGATGAATCTACATCTCCAAAGTTTGAAAGTCCTGATTTGGCTACAGTTGATTAA
- a CDS encoding uncharacterized protein (Putative histone chaperone; role in chromatin remodeling; rat catheter and Spider biofilm repressed), whose translation MSDESKPIEEPPIESKPQEEQDTEKESLTNSEESKKRAVEPSTDKKKKRRRRNYDEEDKELEKEEAKEKNAKTENNEEGDDDEDDEDDDYEQGKLEDEEEEEDELLEIDESNIITTGRRTRGKVIDFTKAAEELDKERGVVAEEDEEEEEEEEKENEDDDFKEQVQN comes from the coding sequence ATGTCAGACGAATCTAAACCTATTGAAGAACCCCCAATTGAATCTAAGCCACAAGAGGAGCAAGATACCGAAAAAGAATCTCTTACCAACTCAGAAGAATCCAAGAAAAGAGCTGTTGAACCATCAacagacaaaaaaaagaagaggagaagaagaaactaCGATGAAGAGGACAAAGAgttagaaaaagaagaagccAAAGAAAAGAATGCTAAAACCgaaaataatgaagaaggcgatgatgatgaagatgatgaagatgatgactATGAACAAGGGAAACTAGAAGATgaggaggaagaggaagatgaattgttggaaattgatgaatccAATATTATAACTACTGGCAGAAGAACAAGGGGTAAAGTAATTGACTTTACTAAAGCAGCTGAGGAGTTGGATAAGGAACGTGGAGTAGTTGCAGAAGAGGACgaagaagaggaggaagaagaagaaaaagaaaacgaagatgatgatttcaaagAACAAGTTCAAAATTAA
- the CLG1 gene encoding Clg1p (Putative cyclin-like protein; transcription is regulated upon yeast-hyphal switch), whose amino-acid sequence MDKEYQEYQISDMPSFIGWACHGILKQNRTTSEFLLNSTQSLLFSTRLSIPTILAGLEYINQRFSNKEIYHLQDQEIFQILVVSFLLSNKMNDDATFTNKSWEQASGIPLSVLNREEREWLNEVKFNLAVTKYEANISVLDQCWKTWVNKYGSCHSEPPSSPTYYTPEVDAYYYSSHHHSYSSPISYSQHSYSNPYPQHQQCNYQYQYQPQYQPTYQSHTQYLVPQPPPPPPPSYYDPAIVSVNYGGFIYT is encoded by the coding sequence ATGGATAAGGAGTATCAGGAGTACCAGATAAGTGACATGCCCTCCTTTATTGGATGGGCTTGCCACGGAATTCTTAAACAGAATAGGACAACGAGTGAGTTTTTATTGAACTCTACTCAGTCTTTGCTATTCTCTACACGTTTATCAATCCCAACTATACTTGCTGGTTTGGAGTACATAAATCAACGTTTCtcaaacaaagaaatctACCATTTGCAggatcaagaaatttttcagattttggtggtttcatttttgttgtCAAACAAGATGAATGACGATGCTACGTTCACAAACAAGAGCTGGGAACAAGCAAGTGGTATCCCACTTTCCGTGCTCAACAGAGAAGAAAGAGAGTGGTTGAATGAAGTCAAGTTCAATTTGGCAGTCACCAAGTATGAAGCAAACATTTCCGTTTTGGATCAATGTTGGAAGACATGGGTCAACAAGTATGGCAGCTGTCATTCTGAACCACCAAGTTCTCCTACTTACTACACACCAGAAGTTGATGCCTATTACTATAGTAGCCACCATCATTCATACTCTTCTCCAATCAGCTACCTGCAGCATTCTTATTCAAACCCATATccacaacatcaacaatgCAACTATCAATACCAATATCAACCACAGTACCAACCTACTTACCAACTGCACACTCAGTATTTAGTgccacaaccaccaccaccacctcctCCATCCTATTATGATCCAGCAATTGTTAGTGTTAATTATGGAGGGTTTATTTACACCTGA
- a CDS encoding uncharacterized protein (Predicted long-chain-alcohol oxidase; Spider biofilm induced), which produces MDSIFPSKVEYKQIDTFIALCDGLIYDTTVDEIKDVIAPDFPQEKLQEYVKTFTRPSQTPGFREAIYDTINSNTTNASRSFGILCNILGSRILAPTLTNSLTPIKDMTLKERETLLASWRDSPLAAKRRLFRAICALSGTTIVRLASELHLKAIHFPQRDLRETAYEGQVIDPFRYDFMEKPSFEGAEIYLPDIDVIIIGSGAGSGVVAHTLANDGYKTLVLEKGKYFSASELQFDDHTGVKQLYQGGGAVATLNQQMLILAGSTFGGGTTVNWSACIKTPFKVRKEWYDDFGVEFAATDSYDKDQDYVFKQMGASTDGITHSLANEVIMEGGKKLGYASKEINQNSGGHPHHPCGFCHLGCKYGIKQGSVVNWFRDAAANGSKFMEQVRVVKILNKNGIAYGVLCQDVATGVNFTITGPKKYVVSAGSLNTPTVLANSGFKNKNIGRNLTLHPVTTVFGDFGREVQADHFHNSIMTAVCTQVDDLDGRAHGAKIETILNAPFLQAAFLPWRGSNEFRRDLLRYNNMVAMLLITRDSTSGTVKGDPYRPDALYVDYTINKFDRNALLQALLITADMLYIEGAKRILSPQSWVPIFESNVPKDQRSIDDKDYVEWRKKVAGIPFDQYGAAYGSAHQMSSCRMSGKGPGYGAVDTNGKLYECSNVYVADASVLPTASGANPMISTMTVARHIGLGLAKDLKTKAKL; this is translated from the coding sequence ATGGATTCAATTTTCCCTTCCAAAGTTGAGtacaaacaaattgataCTTTTATTGCTTTGTGTGACGGACTTATTTATGATACCACTGTTGACGAGATCAAAGATGTTATAGCTCCTGATTTCCCACAGGAAAAGCTTCAAGAATATGTCAAAACATTTACCAGACCATCGCAAACACCAGGGTTTAGAGAAGCTATTTACGACACCATCAATTCCAACACCACAAATGCGTCAAGATCATTCGGTATTTTATGTAACATTTTAGGATCAAGGATATTGGCACCTACATTGACCAACTCATTGACTCCCATTAAAGATATGACTTTGAAAGAACGTGAAACTTTATTGGCATCATGGCGTGACTCCCCCTTGGCAGCCAAGAGAAGATTGTTTAGAGCAATATGTGCCCTTTCTGGTACAACAATTGTTAGATTGGCCAGTGAATTACATCTTAAAGCAATTCATTTCCCACAAAGAGATTTGCGTGAAACTGCTTACGAAGGTCAAGTCATAGATCCATTCAGGTACGATTTTATGGAGAAACCAAGCTTTGAAGGTGCAGAGATCTACTTGCCTGACATTGATGTTATTATCATTGGGTCTGGTGCTGGGTCTGGTGTTGTGGCACACACTTTGGCCAACGATGGTTATAAAACCTTGGTTTTAGAAAAAGGAAAGTATTTCAGCGCTTCTGAGCTTCAGTTTGATGACCATACTGGTGTCAAACAATTGTACCAAGGTGGTGGCGCAGTTGCTACTttgaatcaacaaatgcTTATTCTTGCTGGATCAACTTTCGGAGGTGGTACCACAGTTAACTGGTCTGCCTGTATCAAAACCCCATTCAAGGTTCGAAAAGAATGGTATGACGATTTCGGAGTCGAGTTTGCTGCAACTGACTCTTATGATAAGGATCAAGACTatgttttcaaacaaaTGGGCGCATCTACTGACGGAATCACGCATTCGTTAGCCAACGAAGTTATTATGGAAGGTGGTAAAAAGTTAGGTTATGCAAGCAAAGAAATCAACCAGAACAGTGGTGGACACCCACACCACCCTTGCGGATTTTGCCATTTGGGATGCAAGTATGGTATCAAACAAGGTTCCGTTGTCAATTGGTTTAGAGACGCAGCTGCCAATGGGTCTAAGTTTATGGAACAAGTCAGAGTGGTAAAAATTCTTAACAAAAATGGTATTGCATACGGTGTTTTGTGTCAGGATGTTGCTACTGGTGTAAACTTTACCATTACTGGTCCTAAAAAGTATGTTGTTTCTGCTGGTTCCTTGAATACTCCAACAGTATTGGCCAATTCTGGATTTAAGAACAAAAATATCGGTAGAAACTTGACGTTGCATCCAGTAACTACTGTTTTTGGTGATTTCGGGCGAGAAGTACAAGCTGACCATTTCCACAACTCTATTATGACAGCAGTATGTACCCaagttgatgatttggatGGCAGGGCCCACGGAGCAAAGATCGAGACCATTTTGAACGCCCCATTTTTGCAAGCTGCTTTCTTACCATGGAGAGGAAGCAATGAGTTCAGAAGAGATTTATTGCGTTACAACAATATGGTTGCCATGTTACTTATCACTCGTGATAGCACTAGTGGTACCGTCAAGGGCGATCCATACAGACCGGATGCATTATATGTCGATTACactatcaacaaatttgaCCGTAATGCACTTTTGCAAGCTTTGTTGATCACTGCTGATATGTTGTATATCGAGGGTGCCAAGAGAATTCTCAGTCCACAATCATGGGTGCcaatatttgaatcaaatgtTCCCAAAGACCAAAGAAGTATTGATGACAAGGATTATGTTGAATGGAGGAAAAAAGTTGCTGGTATTCCATTTGATCAGTATGGTGCTGCATACGGATCGGCTCATCAAATGTCATCCTGTCGTATGAGTGGTAAGGGTCCAGGCTACGGTGCTGTTGACACTAATGGTAAATTGTATGAATGTTCTAATGTTTATGTAGCCGATGCCAGTGTGTTACCAACTGCATCTGGTGCAAACCCAATGATTTCAACAATGACAGTTGCCAGACACATTGGTTTGGGCTTGGctaaagatttgaaaaccAAAGCAAAATTGTAG
- a CDS encoding uncharacterized protein (Ortholog(s) have double-stranded DNA binding activity, role in reciprocal meiotic recombination and condensed nuclear chromosome localization) has product MPPKKGLTQEEKLSALLNWFQSDHMFYTLKEIESKASKQCKIPPMQMKELVLALVEEGLVEQDRCGTTNLYWSFPYLQHKKQQETHDRLNRTIANLETERDSLICRCKDETGVRNQTHERASKIRFCDQSSERIDSIQSQLQSLKDSESVENLVTSLAFFSDSIDDIICYLSRQTGLTMTTLKTEFELPLEFEEIRPGTTK; this is encoded by the coding sequence ATGCCTCCGAAGAAAGGGTTAACCCAGGAAGAGAAATTGTCAGCACTCTTAAACTGGTTTCAATCAGATCATATGTTTTACACTctaaaagaaatagaatCAAAAGCAAGCAAACAATGCAAAATACCACCCATGCAAATGAAAGAACTAGTGTTGGCCCTAGTTGAAGAAGGATTAGTAGAGCAAGATAGATGTGGAACCACAAACCTATACTGGAGTTTCCCATACTTACAACACAAAAAGCAGCAAGAAACCCACGATCGTTTGAACCGGACTATTGCTAATTTAGAAACGGAAAGAGATAGTTTAATTTGCCGATGCAAAGACGAAACTGGTGTACGTAATCAAACCCACGAGAGGGCCAGTAAAATCCGGTTTTGTGATCAGTCACTGGAACGGATAGACTCAATACAAAGTCAGTTGCAGTCGCTTAAAGATTCGGAATCTGTGGAGAATTTGGTAACGAGCCTTGCCTTCTTCAGTGATTCTATTGACGATATCATTTGTTATTTAAGTCGCCAAACAGGGCTTACAATGACAACTTTGAAGACAGAATTTGAACTTCCTTtagaatttgaagaaatccGTCCAGGAACCACAAAATAG
- the HGT16 gene encoding Hgt16p (Putative glucose transporter of the major facilitator superfamily; the C. albicans glucose transporter family comprises 20 members; 12 probable membrane-spanning segments; gene has intron; expressed in rich medium with 2% glucose), translated as MLIDNKKLNLLETQTTNTEKELQEVDGEDEISYDTEDLSAPPTPSTIYNWRIVIIAITASFAAVIVGYDAGFIGGTVSLASFQGEFKMNELSPSQKTEINSNVVSVFQAGAFFGALFFYPIGEIWGRKLGLILSAFLLVFGAGISLEAKHSTGLASIYAGRVITGLGVGGCSGMAPIYISECSPAKIRGKLVGMWEMSWQIGGIVGYWINYGVLQNLPPSRKQWLIPFAIQLIPSGVFFIGTIFIPESPRFLVYKGQIDKAKVNLSQLRSIPTDHPYSVYEMENIIKDVEDKKSKLANDGFFAPILKLFLSKKLLYRLLLSTSLFPMQNGAGINAITYYSPAIFASFGITGSKAGLLSTGIFGILKAFAALVWMFCIVDRLGRRTALIYFSFPCSICMWYIGAYIKIAKPGLRVANGDTHQDAGGKAAQAMLYIWTIFYGSSWNGTPWVINSEIFSQEVRTLTQAINSMSNWFWAFIMGRFSGEAVKAIGYKFYFIFATCMAVFPIVIFFLYPETKGVPLEAVDYLFEVPAWRARPYAMAKYQKEYQKQNLSTSIPEEQLEKRLD; from the coding sequence ATGCTTATAGATAATAAGAAGCTCAATTTGTTGGAAACACAAACAACCAACACCGAGAAAGAATTGCAAGAAGTTGACGGTGAAGATGAGATTTCTTACGACACAGAGGATTTGCTGGCACCTCCTACACCATCAACCATTTATAATTGGagaattgttattattgcaATAACAGCTTCATTTGCTGCAGTTATTGTGGGTTATGATGCTGGGTTTATTGGCGGAACAGTTTCCCTAGCCTCGTTCCAGGGTGAATTCAAAATGAACGAATTGTCCCCCTCACAGAAGACCGAGATCAACTCCAACGTCGTGTCTGTTTTCCAGGCAGGGGCTTTTTTTGGggcattatttttttaccCCATTGGGGAAATCTGGGGAAGAAAATTAGGTTTAATATTATCTGCGTTCTTGTTAGTTTTTGGTGCTGGTATTTCTCTTGAGGCTAAGCACTCAACAGGGTTGGCATCAATATATGCCGGAAGAGTAATCACTGGTTTGGGTGTTGGTGGGTGTTCTGGTATGGCTCCTATATACATCAGTGAATGTTCTCCAGCAAAAATAAGAGGCAAGCTAGTAGGCATGTGGGAGATGTCGTGGCAGATTGGTGGTATAGTTGGCTATTGGATTAATTATGGAGTTTTGCAAAATCTACCCCCAAGCAGAAAACAATGGTTAATTCCATTTGCAATTCAGTTGATTCCTTCAGGAGTTTTCTTTATTGGAACAATTTTCATTCCTGAATCGCCACGATTTTTGGTTTACAAAGgtcaaattgataaagcTAAGGTAAATTTGTCACAATTGAGAAGTATCCCTACAGACCATCCATACTCAGTTTATGAAATggaaaatataattaaagATGTTGAAGATAAGAAGCTGAAGTTAGCAAACGACGGGTTTTTTGCACCTATTTTGAAACTCTTTCTTTCTAAAAAGTTGTTATACcgtttgttgttgtcaaCATCTTTGTTTCCTATGCAAAATGGAGCAGGTATCAACGCAATCACCTATTACAGTCCTGCTATTTTTGCATCATTTGGAATAACGGGACTGAAAGCTGGATTGTTGTCTACAGGTATTTTCGGGATATTGAAAGCTTTTGCGGCATTGGTTTGGATGTTTTGTATTGTCGACCGGCTAGGAAGAAGGACAGCATTAATATATTTCTCGTTTCCTTGTTCAATATGTATGTGGTATATTGGTGCCTACATAAAGATTGCCAAACCCGGTTTAAGAGTGGCAAATGGTGACACACACCAAGACGCCGGTGGAAAAGCAGCACAAGCAATGTTATATATTTGGACGATATTTTACGGCTCTAGTTGGAATGGTACACCCTGGGTTATCAACTCTGAAATATTCAGTCAAGAAGTGAGAACATTGACTCAGGCAATAAACTCAATGTCTAACTGGTTCTGGGCTTTTATAATGGGTCGGTTTTCAGGTGAAGCTGTTAAAGCCATTGGCTACAAAttctatttcatttttgcAACTTGCATGGCGGTGTTTCCAATtgtaattttctttttatatcCAGAAACAAAAGGAGTGCCATTGGAAGCAgttgattatttgtttgaGGTTCCTGCTTGGAGAGCCAGACCTTATGCTATGGCAAAATACCAGAAAGAATACCAAAAACAGAATCTATCTACAAGCATACCCGAGgaacaattggaaaaacGTTTAGACTAG